A genomic window from Candidatus Krumholzibacteriia bacterium includes:
- a CDS encoding class I SAM-dependent methyltransferase — translation MREHIEKHLPLVIRRQLDIRRDRRSLNSLSRRHVSLDMLRRASDFSFSFLEDPAIEKEWGRAEERFLPFAIPDGTGGVNPGDRRALFYLLRYLKARRVLEVGTHIGASTVHIAEALSLLRSEGEEVHLDTVDFRDVNDPDTKPWFHFSSERPPRDYISDLACLDIVDFHACPATDFLPAGGDNYDLIFLDGSHAASSVYQEVPLALERLNPGGLILLHDYFPALKPLWKKSKVIPGPCLATDRLIDEGASFQALPFGELPWPTKLGGRTTSLAILVRLA, via the coding sequence ATGAGAGAACACATTGAAAAACACCTGCCTCTCGTGATCCGCCGCCAGCTTGACATTCGTCGCGACCGGAGATCCCTGAACTCCCTGTCCCGAAGGCACGTTTCCCTGGACATGCTTCGCCGAGCCTCGGATTTCAGTTTCTCCTTTCTGGAAGATCCGGCCATCGAGAAAGAGTGGGGCAGGGCAGAAGAGAGGTTTCTGCCCTTTGCCATTCCCGATGGAACCGGCGGTGTGAACCCGGGAGACCGTCGCGCCCTTTTCTATCTTCTTCGCTATCTGAAAGCCCGGCGCGTTCTGGAAGTGGGAACCCATATCGGGGCCTCCACGGTGCATATTGCCGAAGCCCTGTCTCTTTTGAGAAGCGAGGGCGAAGAAGTTCATCTGGATACGGTGGACTTCCGCGATGTCAACGACCCGGACACAAAGCCATGGTTTCATTTTTCTTCCGAGCGACCTCCCCGCGACTACATCTCTGATCTCGCTTGCCTGGATATCGTGGATTTTCATGCCTGTCCTGCCACGGATTTTCTCCCGGCGGGGGGGGACAATTACGACCTGATCTTTCTCGATGGTTCCCACGCCGCCTCTTCCGTCTACCAGGAAGTTCCCCTGGCCCTGGAAAGACTCAATCCCGGCGGCCTGATTCTCCTTCACGACTACTTCCCCGCCCTCAAGCCTCTCTGGAAAAAGTCAAAGGTGATTCCCGGTCCCTGTCTTGCCACCGACCGCCTGATTGATGAGGGAGCCTCTTTCCAGGCTCTCCCCTTCGGAGAACTTCCCTGGCCTACCAAACTTGGCGGGCGAACAACCAGTCTGGCGATACTCGTGAGGTTGGCATGA
- a CDS encoding TetR/AcrR family transcriptional regulator produces MEKAKKSPEKRERIIRAAKQAFSSQGFYRTRISDIAKAANVADGTVYVYFEGKEQLLSSIFEESMSRFLDAGRRELDGMEGALPRLRRVLELHLESLGSDPELATIFQIELRHSARFMGAYSRSRLRDYFRMIEELLEEGQREGIFRRDLDLWFTTKLVFGLLDETATNWVLSERNYRLSSRLDEVMDFLMHGIQSIPS; encoded by the coding sequence ATGGAAAAGGCGAAGAAGAGTCCCGAGAAACGGGAGAGGATCATCCGGGCGGCCAAACAGGCTTTCAGCTCCCAGGGCTTCTACCGCACGCGGATCAGCGATATCGCCAAGGCCGCCAATGTGGCCGATGGAACGGTCTATGTCTACTTCGAGGGGAAGGAGCAACTGCTCTCGAGCATCTTTGAGGAAAGCATGAGCCGTTTCCTCGATGCGGGTCGCCGGGAACTCGATGGCATGGAGGGCGCCCTTCCCCGCCTTCGCCGTGTGCTGGAACTGCACCTTGAGTCTCTGGGCTCGGATCCGGAGTTGGCCACGATCTTCCAGATCGAGCTTCGCCACTCGGCACGCTTCATGGGTGCCTACAGTCGAAGCCGCCTTCGGGACTACTTTCGCATGATCGAGGAACTTCTCGAGGAGGGGCAGCGGGAAGGGATCTTTCGCCGGGACCTGGATCTCTGGTTCACGACCAAACTGGTCTTTGGCCTCCTGGACGAGACGGCCACGAACTGGGTTCTCAGTGAACGCAACTACCGGCTTTCCTCCCGTCTGGACGAAGTGATGGATTTCCTGATGCACGGGATCCAAAGCATCCCTTCTTGA
- a CDS encoding 3-hydroxyacyl-CoA dehydrogenase/enoyl-CoA hydratase family protein, producing the protein MAFKIEKAAVLGSGVMGSAIAAHLANAGIASLMLDIVPPEAGEDPAERNRFGSEALKAALKSRPAPFYRKDLAGLIEIGNFEDDFERIAEADWIIEVVKEDLEIKKKVLAQVDKHRRAGSFVSSNTSGISIAAMAEGLSDDFRKHFLGSHFFNPPRYLYLLELIPTADTDPEVLGFLEDFSDHRLGKGVVIASDTPNFVGNRVGVFGMLDGMAAMGEQELTVEEVDFLTGPVIGHPKSASFRTGDLVGLDTFVAVAGNVYHGCPEDESRETFATPPILEKMLEKNLLGDKSGGGFYRKSRDAKGKRVIETLDLDTFEYREKQRAKFPEWEALRNIDDIDERLTAISQSKGRASDFIWRTHSHLFLYCANRIGEIADDPLPIDNAMKWGFGWERGPFEIWDAFGFAETCARIKEEGLQLPAWIDTMQEKGAKGFYRLDNGSFSVWDHRLEDYREIESDPGRLKFTHLKSEPERVVKKNAGCSLVDLGDGVAGLEFHSKMNTLGADIINMVPRAVAEVEENFDALVVGNQGANFSVGANLMLVLQEALEGEWEEVDLMVRGFQRATMALKYAPVPTVVAPFNLCLGGGAEFVLHGQRVQASAETYIGLVEVGAGVLPAGGGCKELYLRNLAAGTEPNNLQPILQKTFETIGMAKVATSGEEARQMGFITPTDGVTLNRERLISDAKQAALSMAREGWRAGKEREDIPVMGRAGRALVETVLFNMEQGNFISAHDRLVGAKVGHILCGGDLTGTQKVSEQYLLDLEREGFLSLMGERKSLERMQAILKTGKPLRN; encoded by the coding sequence ATGGCATTCAAGATCGAGAAGGCTGCGGTCCTGGGAAGCGGTGTAATGGGAAGCGCCATTGCCGCTCACCTGGCCAATGCGGGCATCGCCTCATTGATGCTCGATATCGTTCCCCCCGAGGCCGGCGAAGACCCCGCAGAGCGGAATCGCTTCGGAAGCGAAGCACTGAAGGCCGCCCTGAAAAGCCGTCCCGCCCCTTTCTACCGGAAGGATCTCGCCGGACTGATCGAGATCGGCAACTTCGAGGACGACTTCGAGCGCATTGCCGAAGCGGACTGGATCATCGAGGTGGTCAAGGAAGATCTGGAGATCAAGAAGAAGGTGCTTGCGCAGGTGGACAAGCACCGGAGAGCGGGAAGCTTTGTCAGTTCGAACACCTCGGGCATCTCGATCGCCGCCATGGCCGAAGGGCTGAGTGATGACTTCCGGAAGCACTTCCTGGGAAGTCACTTCTTCAACCCCCCGCGCTACCTCTACCTTCTCGAACTCATTCCTACTGCAGACACGGACCCGGAGGTTCTGGGCTTCCTTGAGGACTTCTCCGATCATCGTCTGGGCAAGGGCGTGGTCATTGCCAGTGACACCCCGAACTTCGTGGGCAACCGCGTCGGAGTCTTCGGCATGCTCGACGGCATGGCCGCCATGGGAGAACAGGAACTGACAGTCGAGGAAGTGGACTTCCTCACCGGGCCTGTCATCGGTCATCCGAAGAGCGCCAGTTTCCGCACCGGCGATCTTGTCGGGCTCGACACCTTCGTGGCCGTGGCGGGCAATGTCTACCATGGATGCCCGGAAGACGAGTCGCGGGAGACCTTCGCCACTCCCCCCATCCTTGAAAAGATGCTCGAGAAGAATCTTCTCGGCGACAAGAGCGGAGGCGGTTTCTATCGAAAGAGCCGCGATGCCAAAGGCAAGCGGGTCATCGAGACCCTCGATCTGGATACTTTCGAATACCGCGAAAAACAGCGGGCGAAGTTCCCCGAGTGGGAAGCCCTCCGCAACATTGATGACATCGACGAGCGACTCACCGCCATTTCGCAATCAAAGGGCCGCGCCAGTGACTTCATCTGGCGAACCCACAGCCACCTCTTTCTCTACTGCGCAAACCGTATCGGGGAAATCGCGGACGATCCCCTCCCCATCGACAATGCCATGAAGTGGGGCTTCGGCTGGGAGCGCGGTCCCTTTGAAATCTGGGACGCCTTCGGCTTCGCAGAAACCTGTGCTCGCATAAAAGAAGAAGGCCTCCAGCTTCCCGCCTGGATCGACACGATGCAGGAGAAGGGCGCAAAGGGATTCTACCGCCTGGACAATGGCAGCTTCTCGGTCTGGGATCACCGGCTGGAAGATTACCGGGAGATTGAAAGCGACCCGGGCCGCCTGAAGTTCACTCATCTTAAGAGCGAGCCGGAGCGAGTCGTGAAGAAGAACGCGGGATGCAGTCTCGTGGATCTTGGCGACGGCGTGGCCGGCCTGGAGTTCCATTCCAAGATGAACACCCTGGGCGCGGACATCATCAACATGGTGCCGCGGGCTGTCGCAGAGGTGGAGGAGAACTTCGATGCTCTCGTGGTCGGCAACCAGGGTGCCAACTTCTCCGTAGGCGCCAACCTGATGCTGGTTCTCCAGGAAGCACTGGAAGGCGAATGGGAAGAAGTGGACCTCATGGTGCGCGGCTTCCAGAGGGCAACCATGGCTCTCAAGTACGCGCCGGTTCCCACGGTCGTGGCGCCCTTCAATCTCTGCCTCGGCGGGGGAGCGGAGTTTGTGCTTCACGGACAGAGAGTGCAGGCCAGTGCGGAAACCTATATCGGCCTGGTCGAAGTGGGCGCGGGAGTTCTTCCGGCCGGCGGAGGATGCAAGGAACTTTACCTTCGCAATCTTGCGGCGGGAACCGAACCGAACAACCTGCAACCGATTCTGCAGAAGACCTTCGAGACTATCGGCATGGCAAAGGTCGCCACGAGTGGTGAAGAGGCCCGGCAGATGGGCTTCATCACCCCCACGGACGGCGTCACCCTGAACCGCGAACGCCTGATCAGCGATGCCAAGCAGGCCGCGCTTTCCATGGCCAGGGAAGGCTGGCGTGCGGGCAAAGAGCGGGAGGACATCCCGGTCATGGGTCGTGCAGGCCGCGCTCTTGTGGAAACGGTTCTCTTCAATATGGAGCAGGGCAATTTCATCAGTGCGCATGATCGTCTCGTCGGAGCCAAGGTGGGACACATTCTCTGCGGTGGCGATTTGACCGGTACGCAGAAAGTCAGCGAACAGTACCTGCTCGATCTCGAGCGCGAGGGCTTCCTCTCTCTCATGGGAGAGCGCAAGAGCCTTGAACGCATGCAAGCCATTCTCAAGACGGGCAAGCCCCTCAGGAACTAG
- a CDS encoding thiolase family protein, with translation MREVVIVAATRTAVGRAPRGTLRDTRPDDLAAACVQGLLDRSGLEPYLVGDLILGCAFPEGEQGMNMARQVAFLGGLPDETTAMTINRFCSSGLEAIHLAALKVGSGMIECAVAGGAESMSAIPLGGLSYRPNPKLAFERIESYTNMGITAELVAAEDCISREDQDAFALQSHQRALSAQEKGLFQDEITPLQVEVTRPAGKGAKTESKTLSFDRDEGPRAGSSLEALAKLRPAFKQDGTVTPGNSSQMSDGAAALLVCSADFAKEQGLKPLARYVSYATAGLAPEVMGLGPVYAVPIALEQAGLKLENVDIIELNEAFAAQGLAVMRRLGMDNEKTNVNGGAIALGHPLGCTGAKLATQAIYELGRRGGRHAMVTMCVGGGMGAAGIFENLQ, from the coding sequence ATGCGAGAAGTTGTCATTGTCGCAGCTACCCGAACAGCAGTGGGACGAGCCCCACGGGGCACACTCCGCGACACGAGACCCGATGACCTGGCCGCCGCCTGTGTGCAGGGACTTCTGGATCGAAGTGGTCTGGAACCCTATCTCGTCGGAGACCTTATTCTCGGCTGTGCTTTTCCCGAAGGCGAGCAGGGAATGAACATGGCAAGGCAGGTGGCCTTTCTCGGGGGACTGCCCGATGAGACCACAGCCATGACCATCAACCGCTTCTGCTCGAGCGGACTGGAGGCCATTCACCTGGCTGCGCTCAAGGTAGGCAGTGGCATGATCGAATGTGCGGTCGCCGGTGGCGCAGAATCCATGAGTGCCATTCCCCTGGGCGGACTCTCCTATCGTCCCAACCCGAAGCTGGCCTTCGAAAGGATCGAGAGCTACACGAACATGGGCATCACGGCCGAACTTGTGGCCGCTGAAGACTGCATCAGCCGAGAGGATCAGGATGCCTTCGCCCTGCAAAGCCATCAGCGTGCGCTGTCCGCTCAGGAAAAAGGTCTCTTCCAGGACGAGATCACGCCCCTTCAAGTGGAAGTGACCCGACCTGCTGGCAAGGGCGCAAAGACCGAGAGCAAGACCCTGAGCTTCGACCGGGATGAAGGTCCCCGCGCTGGCAGTTCGCTCGAAGCGCTGGCCAAACTGCGTCCGGCCTTCAAGCAGGACGGAACCGTCACACCGGGCAACTCCAGCCAGATGAGCGACGGAGCCGCAGCGCTCCTCGTCTGCTCGGCAGACTTTGCGAAAGAACAGGGTCTCAAGCCCCTGGCCCGCTATGTCTCCTACGCCACTGCGGGACTGGCTCCCGAAGTGATGGGCCTTGGACCGGTCTATGCAGTCCCGATTGCCCTGGAGCAGGCCGGCCTGAAGCTGGAGAACGTGGACATCATCGAACTGAACGAAGCCTTTGCGGCACAGGGCCTTGCCGTCATGCGCCGCCTGGGAATGGACAATGAAAAGACCAATGTAAACGGCGGTGCTATCGCGCTTGGTCATCCTCTCGGATGCACGGGGGCAAAACTCGCAACGCAGGCCATCTATGAGCTTGGCAGGCGGGGCGGTCGGCATGCTATGGTCACCATGTGTGTGGGCGGCGGAATGGGCGCCGCAGGCATTTTCGAAAACCTGCAGTAA
- a CDS encoding acyl-CoA dehydrogenase family protein has protein sequence MGEEIIRGCSFLTEDHNLEQIFIPEEFNDEAKMIGKLTSDFVAGSVQPKMDALEALEAGVMDGLLKEAGQLGLLAVDIPADYGGFAQTKAIGMLLAEKLGPSGSFQVGHGAHSGIGTLPIVYFGTAEQKQKYLPALATGELLAAYALTEAGSGSDAMNAKSKAVLSEDGSHYLLNGEKMFITNAGFADIFIVFAKVDGDMFTSFILNRDMEGLSTGAEEKKLGIKGSSTRALVMEDVKVPVENLLGHIGRGHEIAFNILNVGRFKLGAGAVGASIATLIEAVKYAKGREQFGKPISSFGFIKHKIGESAARIFAARCMVYRTAGHIDQNIALLDASDENFYSKMIKTGIREYTTECSMLKVFCSEVLDYVVDETLQIHGGYGYVSEYNAERYYRDSRINRIFEGTNEINRWIIGGEVLKKAINNDLPLFAQAKALLDELTGIPSLDEEDDSGFMSEEAAWLALARKAVVLSLGTAAQELGEKLKELQEVLGYLSDMIIDVYGMDSAIKRVQKMKEMGVETTVAEKMTRLFCNDAMDRIETRGREVLASSVEGDMLTITLRGLRRTMKRNPVNTLILRREIADVIIDKEEWPISTD, from the coding sequence ATGGGCGAGGAAATCATTCGCGGATGCTCGTTTCTGACCGAGGACCACAATCTGGAACAGATTTTCATTCCGGAAGAGTTCAACGATGAAGCGAAGATGATCGGCAAACTGACCAGCGACTTTGTCGCGGGAAGCGTTCAGCCGAAAATGGATGCCCTGGAAGCTCTCGAAGCGGGAGTGATGGATGGACTCCTGAAGGAAGCGGGCCAACTGGGCCTTCTGGCCGTGGACATTCCCGCCGACTACGGCGGATTTGCGCAGACCAAGGCCATCGGCATGTTGCTGGCCGAGAAGCTCGGCCCCAGCGGTTCCTTCCAGGTTGGTCACGGTGCGCATTCGGGCATCGGCACCCTTCCGATCGTCTATTTCGGTACAGCGGAGCAGAAGCAGAAGTACCTGCCAGCGCTTGCCACGGGCGAACTCCTCGCCGCCTATGCCCTGACCGAGGCAGGAAGCGGTTCCGATGCCATGAATGCAAAGAGCAAGGCCGTCCTCAGCGAAGACGGTTCTCACTATCTGCTCAACGGCGAGAAGATGTTCATCACAAACGCGGGCTTCGCCGACATCTTCATCGTCTTCGCAAAGGTAGATGGAGATATGTTCACGTCATTCATCCTGAACAGGGACATGGAAGGCCTGAGCACCGGTGCCGAAGAGAAGAAGCTCGGCATCAAGGGATCATCGACCCGGGCCCTGGTGATGGAAGATGTGAAGGTGCCCGTGGAGAATCTGCTCGGGCACATCGGGCGCGGGCACGAGATTGCTTTCAACATTCTCAATGTCGGGCGTTTCAAGCTGGGAGCCGGTGCAGTCGGTGCTTCCATCGCCACCCTGATCGAAGCCGTCAAATACGCAAAGGGGCGCGAGCAGTTCGGCAAGCCGATCAGCAGTTTCGGTTTCATCAAGCACAAGATCGGCGAATCCGCTGCGCGCATCTTTGCCGCTCGATGCATGGTCTACCGCACGGCCGGACACATCGACCAGAACATCGCCCTGCTCGACGCAAGCGATGAAAACTTCTACTCGAAGATGATCAAGACCGGCATCCGGGAATACACGACCGAGTGCTCGATGCTGAAGGTCTTCTGCTCGGAGGTGCTCGACTATGTGGTCGACGAGACCTTGCAGATTCATGGAGGCTATGGCTATGTCAGCGAGTACAATGCCGAGCGCTACTACCGGGACAGCAGAATCAACCGCATCTTCGAGGGCACGAACGAGATCAACCGATGGATCATTGGCGGAGAGGTTCTCAAGAAGGCCATCAATAACGATCTCCCTCTCTTCGCACAGGCCAAGGCACTTCTGGATGAACTTACCGGCATCCCGAGTCTGGATGAAGAGGACGACTCCGGCTTCATGTCAGAGGAGGCTGCCTGGCTGGCCCTCGCAAGAAAGGCCGTCGTTCTTTCTCTCGGAACTGCAGCGCAGGAACTGGGCGAAAAGCTCAAGGAACTGCAGGAAGTTCTGGGCTACCTCTCAGACATGATCATTGACGTCTACGGAATGGACTCGGCGATCAAGCGCGTTCAGAAGATGAAAGAAATGGGTGTCGAAACGACGGTGGCCGAAAAGATGACTCGTCTCTTCTGCAACGATGCAATGGATCGCATCGAGACTCGTGGCCGGGAAGTGCTGGCCTCTTCGGTGGAAGGCGACATGCTGACGATCACCCTGCGCGGACTGCGCAGAACAATGAAGCGAAATCCGGTCAACACGCTGATCCTCCGCAGGGAAATCGCCGATGTGATTATCGACAAGGAAGAGTGGCCGATTTCGACAGACTGA
- a CDS encoding DUF5916 domain-containing protein codes for MKRLFLLFALLSLSAQAYTLPDNEPYPERKAKKFARANRTATAPAIDGLLDEAWLQADILDDFQQFKPVEDAEASFRTEVRFLYDDEALYVFFRGYDDSPDEIIANTGRRDDDHKSDAFFLSLDSRHDHQSSYALGVTAAGVQLDLTVSHDEAFDPSWDGVWESSALIDEEGWTAEMRLPFTLFRFTEKPEMVWGLHLKRDIPRLHEEILWMNLYRGEPGNVSRAGHLVGLDGIHSPRAFEILPYFAAGLSTEPGEEKETNLRAGVNLKWGLSPAVTLDATVNPDFGQVEADPAVLNLSAYETFFPEKRPFFVEGKDIFAFNEHLNAFHSRRIGREPGFLGEEHFEDGDRELSRPQNTTILGAAKLTGKSEQGMVFGVLSAVTAREFALVEDSLGREQSRLIEPLSHYFVGNIAKEFSEGRARTRLLLTHAGRQDADDAAGFGFGSSWRSEDGFSSLGISLVGSAVEDEGKLDRGMGGNAWATSGNRNFNFGLWTHHTGPGLELNDLGYLRRTSVRGLGIWLTGLFHEPWSFFRSGRSNLEFKYFSNWDGLKLGKDLDLNSHLEFLNYWTLSLNLHHSDAGYDDMETRDGPVTWSPGGRSLSFSLHSDRRKDLTYLIGHSRSRNHEGGGSTSLSLGSTVQAGDRVRVHLSGSYSRTLDKSQWIANIETDDPDFGDSVQATGALFAELESRILDFNLRANYSFNEHLTLETWLQPFLAWGDYGQHRELEKEYCGDYLDWAGDDLAGDFLMKSFNLNAVLRWQYRPGSTLYLVWSRSHFLWDEWDGDFDPMEALRDDLLLKPENRFMLKLNSWIG; via the coding sequence ATGAAACGGCTCTTTCTCCTTTTCGCTCTACTCTCTCTTTCTGCCCAGGCATACACACTTCCCGACAACGAGCCCTATCCCGAGAGGAAGGCGAAGAAGTTTGCCCGGGCCAACCGCACTGCTACGGCTCCCGCGATTGACGGGCTTCTTGATGAGGCCTGGTTGCAGGCCGACATTCTCGATGACTTCCAGCAGTTCAAACCCGTGGAAGATGCGGAGGCCTCATTCCGCACGGAAGTCCGCTTCCTCTACGACGACGAAGCGCTCTATGTCTTCTTTCGTGGCTACGACGACTCTCCGGATGAAATTATCGCCAACACAGGTCGGCGAGATGACGACCACAAGTCCGATGCCTTCTTCCTCTCTCTGGACTCCCGTCACGACCATCAGTCGTCCTATGCCCTTGGAGTCACGGCCGCCGGCGTTCAACTGGATCTGACGGTAAGCCACGATGAAGCCTTTGACCCAAGCTGGGATGGTGTCTGGGAATCGTCAGCACTCATCGATGAAGAAGGCTGGACGGCGGAAATGCGCCTGCCCTTCACCCTGTTTCGCTTTACGGAAAAGCCGGAGATGGTCTGGGGACTTCACCTCAAGCGGGATATTCCCCGCCTGCACGAAGAAATCCTCTGGATGAACCTCTATCGGGGGGAACCGGGCAATGTCTCCCGGGCCGGGCATCTCGTCGGACTCGATGGAATCCACTCCCCGCGAGCCTTTGAAATCCTGCCCTATTTTGCGGCCGGCCTATCCACAGAACCGGGGGAAGAAAAAGAGACGAACCTGCGAGCCGGGGTAAACCTGAAGTGGGGACTGAGTCCTGCAGTGACCCTCGATGCCACCGTGAATCCGGATTTCGGGCAGGTAGAGGCAGATCCTGCGGTTCTGAACCTGAGCGCCTACGAGACCTTCTTCCCCGAGAAGCGGCCCTTCTTCGTGGAGGGCAAGGACATCTTCGCCTTCAACGAACACCTGAACGCATTTCACAGCCGCCGAATCGGACGGGAGCCGGGATTTCTCGGCGAGGAACACTTCGAGGACGGAGACCGGGAGCTGTCCCGTCCCCAGAACACCACCATTCTGGGTGCGGCCAAGCTCACCGGAAAGTCGGAGCAGGGAATGGTGTTCGGGGTTCTGAGCGCAGTCACTGCCCGCGAGTTTGCCCTGGTGGAGGACTCCTTGGGCAGGGAACAAAGTCGTCTCATCGAACCCCTGAGTCACTACTTTGTCGGCAACATCGCCAAGGAGTTCAGCGAGGGACGCGCCCGCACCCGGCTTCTCCTCACCCATGCGGGAAGACAGGATGCCGATGACGCAGCGGGCTTCGGCTTTGGATCTTCCTGGCGCAGTGAAGACGGCTTCAGCAGCCTGGGCATTTCTCTCGTGGGAAGCGCCGTGGAGGACGAGGGAAAACTGGATCGCGGCATGGGTGGCAATGCCTGGGCTACAAGCGGCAACCGGAATTTCAACTTTGGCCTCTGGACCCATCACACCGGCCCCGGCCTGGAACTGAACGACCTGGGCTACCTTCGAAGAACTTCCGTAAGAGGACTGGGAATCTGGCTCACCGGTCTCTTCCATGAGCCCTGGAGCTTCTTCCGATCCGGTCGAAGCAATCTGGAGTTCAAGTATTTCAGCAACTGGGATGGACTTAAGCTGGGCAAGGATCTTGACCTGAACAGCCACCTGGAGTTTCTCAACTACTGGACCCTGAGCCTGAACCTTCACCATTCGGATGCCGGCTATGACGACATGGAAACCCGGGATGGCCCGGTGACCTGGTCGCCGGGAGGAAGAAGCCTGAGCTTTTCGCTTCACAGCGACCGGCGAAAGGACCTGACCTACCTGATCGGACACAGCCGCTCGCGAAACCATGAAGGAGGCGGAAGCACTTCCCTGAGCCTCGGATCCACGGTGCAGGCCGGAGACCGGGTCCGGGTGCACCTTTCAGGATCCTATTCCCGAACTCTGGACAAGTCACAGTGGATTGCAAATATCGAGACCGATGATCCGGACTTCGGGGATTCCGTGCAAGCCACCGGGGCCCTCTTTGCAGAACTGGAAAGCCGGATTCTGGATTTCAACCTTCGGGCCAACTACAGCTTCAACGAACACCTGACTCTGGAGACCTGGTTGCAGCCCTTCCTGGCCTGGGGTGACTACGGGCAACACCGGGAACTGGAGAAGGAGTACTGCGGGGACTATCTGGACTGGGCCGGTGACGATCTGGCCGGCGACTTCCTGATGAAGAGCTTCAACCTGAACGCCGTCCTGCGATGGCAGTATCGTCCCGGCTCGACTCTCTATTTGGTCTGGAGTCGAAGCCACTTCCTTTGGGACGAATGGGACGGGGACTTCGACCCTATGGAAGCCCTCCGCGACGATCTTCTCCTGAAGCCGGAAAACCGTTTCATGCTGAAGCTGAACAGCTGGATCGGCTGA
- a CDS encoding DinB family protein, with protein MTHLQFLEHYLSQRSPLISLVELVPEDRLEWSPGDSFMKMNHLLWHLGSTVEKDLRAGILNDYTIYDRDSVANPSETVATLRKGFDEVEDLFQDLPDGIWPNRETNPPWMSEPMEFWSYCQLSADHLKNHKMQLFSYLKLLGYSVHTETLYDGSLEGVLAP; from the coding sequence ATGACCCACTTGCAGTTTCTCGAGCACTACCTATCCCAACGATCTCCCCTCATTTCTCTGGTCGAACTTGTCCCCGAGGACCGTCTTGAATGGAGCCCCGGAGACTCCTTCATGAAGATGAACCACCTGCTCTGGCATCTCGGCTCTACGGTGGAAAAAGATCTGCGGGCCGGAATCCTGAACGACTACACCATCTACGACAGGGACTCTGTGGCCAACCCCTCCGAAACGGTCGCCACGCTCAGGAAAGGCTTTGACGAGGTAGAAGATCTCTTTCAGGACCTTCCCGATGGCATCTGGCCAAACCGGGAAACGAATCCGCCCTGGATGAGCGAACCAATGGAGTTCTGGAGCTATTGCCAGCTCAGCGCAGATCATCTGAAAAATCACAAGATGCAACTCTTCAGCTACCTGAAGCTACTGGGCTATTCCGTCCACACGGAAACCCTCTACGATGGGAGTCTCGAAGGGGTGCTGGCTCCCTGA